The genomic stretch GGATCTGGCTGCCCATGCTGCATGGCTCTATTACATTGCCGGAAATACGCAGGATGAGATTGCGATCAAGCTGCAAATTTCCCGACAGGCGGCACAGCGGATGGTCGCTTTAGCAGTGAGTGAACGGCTGATTAAATTTCGGCTGGATTACCCGCTGAGTGAGTGTATTGCTCTGGCAGAGGCGCTGCGCGATCGCTGGGAGCTGGCAGTTTGCGAAGTAATTCCGACGGGCAGTGATCCGCGAAATGGAATTGCCGTTTGTGCCGCTAGCCACCTGGAGAACTATTTGCTGACCCGCACCCCGCTCATCCTGGCATTTTCTTCCGGGCGAATGCTGCGATCGGTGGTGGAACAGATGCCGCCCATGAATCAGCCTCAGCACAAGATTGTTTCTATCGTCGGCAATTTGTCCCATTACGGGCACGCGGGACGGCATGAGGTGGTGATGCACCTGTCTGATCGGATTGGTTCTCAGGCGTATCCGGTTCCGACTCCCGTGATTGCCACCAGCGTTGAAGAACGGCAGCTCCTTCAGACCCAGCGATCGTTTCTTGCGGTTAAAACCCTGGCAGAGCAGGCGAAAGCAACTTTTGTGGGGATTGGGCAAGTTGGCTGGAACTGTCCGCTGCATCGGGATGGATTTATTGATGATGTAGAGGTCGCAGAACTGGTCGAAGCGGGAGCCGTGGGCGAAATTGCAGGATGGGCATACGATCGCGCCGGAAAGCTGATTGAAGGTGCAACCAACAGCCGCGTTGCCAGTGTGCCGCTAGAGCAGCCTGCCCAGAGGCTCATGATCGGCGTGGCGGGGAGTTCGGAACGACTGGAAGCAATCCGGGCGGCATTAACTGGCAAATTAATTAACGGACTGATTACCGATGAGGAGTCCGCAAAGCAGCTTTTGGATCAGGCGATCGAATAGGGGGTGCGAATGAACGACATTGCATTAGGTCTGGATTTGGGAACCAGCGGCGTTCGCGTCGTTGCTGTAGATCTATGGGGGAAAGTCATTGCCCAGGCAACGCATAGCTATCCCTTACTGTCTCCGCATCCGGGCTGGACAGAGCAAGATCCGGCGGCGTGGGTGGCGGCTAGCTTAAACGCTCTCCGGGACGTGGCGCAGCAGATTGAAGCCGATCGCATGATTGGATTAGGCTTATCGGGACAGATGCACGGCATGGTTGCCCTGGATGCGGAGGGGAGGGTGATTCGTCCGGCAATCTTGTGGAACGATCAGCG from Leptolyngbya ohadii IS1 encodes the following:
- a CDS encoding sugar-binding transcriptional regulator; protein product: MLENVEDSSALLPGIVLGEAVFLRQVSDNNLLRWFKMSPPSLPAMNDFPSVRRDRKLDLAAHAAWLYYIAGNTQDEIAIKLQISRQAAQRMVALAVSERLIKFRLDYPLSECIALAEALRDRWELAVCEVIPTGSDPRNGIAVCAASHLENYLLTRTPLILAFSSGRMLRSVVEQMPPMNQPQHKIVSIVGNLSHYGHAGRHEVVMHLSDRIGSQAYPVPTPVIATSVEERQLLQTQRSFLAVKTLAEQAKATFVGIGQVGWNCPLHRDGFIDDVEVAELVEAGAVGEIAGWAYDRAGKLIEGATNSRVASVPLEQPAQRLMIGVAGSSERLEAIRAALTGKLINGLITDEESAKQLLDQAIE